A single Lolium perenne isolate Kyuss_39 chromosome 6, Kyuss_2.0, whole genome shotgun sequence DNA region contains:
- the LOC127310260 gene encoding protein FAR1-RELATED SEQUENCE 5-like, with product MDTTKANESGKTQQGDGTTAAESIFGSMTGKIPIQCRRMVDKFAQAFLQRRKEKAELESLAELQAVEESFYMHKQNSEAEGHMSSNITRASKKKCKDFDLNEVLKFEDEDNEGYADSNIPEMHADGASFAGENACPGDNADYSNGNEHGNKEDDKYEEILESVLNPEEPTAEELEMDRMFANKKYPTMQEISEASTPTVGMEFDSKEDAFFFFAVYARRVGFAIKKDTSYESRKTNEITRQTFACNRCREDTYIDSALRQRRTSRIVQTKCKVRMFVKEYRGKWSISNIRLEHNHSLAPSEWIVRFMKCHRSMSASDKTLIHILQETRVPPKNIMKIFRKTRGSFRAVPFDTKNLKNELAKERKKIKNRDIEELLLLFKEAREKMPGFRHSIDVDSDNRVKSIFWTDQIGRANYSKFGQFVSFDTTFSTNQYGMPFAPILGVDNYGKTVVFGVGLLEDERADTFKWLFEEFLSAMDNKHPETIITDQDVAMRIAISKALPYTVHRFCNFHISKNLDDKLSLFFAVRGTLKEELRAVIRNSFTPEEFENSWHDLLERHNALGEPHLDRIYDIRAQWVPAYFKERFFPFTSSTGRSESTNSLFKHYVKRKDSIATFFKEYIIIQEKKQSDLDHLREKSEFKESVNWGFNPLEREAMKIYTDPIYGKFAEELRKGTAYNVEVVEEKRLYRVIRVANYRNAEFPRLTYVVSVSSDDDVYKCSCSKMARDGIQCCHVMRVASHIGLTELPVSFINPRWTTAAGIEVARLTERRSNTASHNTHLAVRHAIEMSKISHILSTVCTDDRSYDLFAEGVAELKKAICKDAIERLQTKEKVTRKRKKVDGPVQQDTDNAS from the exons ATGGATACAACAAAAGCGAATGAGTCAGGAAAAACACAACAGGGGGATGGAACAACTGCTGCAGAAAGTATATTTGGATCTATGACAGGGAAGATACCGATACAGTGCCGGAGGATGGTAGATAAATTTGCACAG GCATTTCTTCAGAGAAGGAAAGAGAAAGCTGAGCTCGAAAGCTTGGCAGAGCTACAAGCAGTTGAAGAAAGTTTTTACATGCACAAGCAAAACTCCGAAGCGGAAGGACATATGTCATCAAACATCACAAGGGCGAGCAAAAAAAAATGCAAGGACttcgatttaaatgag GTGCTCAAATTCGAGGACGAAGACAACGAAGGATACGCTGATAGCAACATCCCAGAAATGCATGCagatggtgcatcatttgctggtGAGAATGCCTGCCCAGGTGACAATGCTGATTATTCAAATGGTAATGAGCATGGGAACAAAGAAGATGATAAATATGAAGAAATTCTTGAGTCAGTGCTGAATCCAGAGGAACCGACTGCTGAAGAGCTTGAAATGGACAGAATGTTTgcaaacaagaagtatccaacaatGCAAGAGATATCAGAGGCATCTACTCCCACAGTTGGGATGGAATTCGATTCAAAAGAGGATGCATTCTTCTTCTTTGCAGTGTACGCAAGAAGGGTTGGATTTGCAATAAAAAAGGACACCTCCTACGAGTCTAGAAAAACCAATGAAATAACAAGACAGACATTCGCATGCAACAGGTGCCGTGAGGATACATACATTGACAGTGCACTCAGACAGAGACGGACTTCCAGGATTGTGCAGACAAAATGCAAAGTCAGAATGTTTGTGAAGGAATACAGAGGAAAGTGGTCAATAAGTAACATAAGACTAGAACATAACCACAGCCTAGCTCCGTCAGAGTGGATAGTAAGGTTCATGAAGTGTCACAGGTCAATGTCTGCCTCAGACAAGACTCTGATCCACATCCTACAAGAGACAAGAGTTCCACCCAAGAACATAATGAAaatattcaggaaaacaaggggaAGCTTCAGGGCAGTTCCATTTGATACAAAAAACCTAAAAAACGAGCTagcaaaagaaagaaagaaaattaaGAACAGGGACATCGAAGAGTTGCTGCTACTATTCAAGGAAGCACGTGAAAAGATGCCTGGATTCAGACATTCAATTGATGTTGACAGCGATAATAGAGTGAAAAGTATATTTTGGACAGACCAAATAGGGAGGGCAAACTACTCAAAGTTTGGTCAATTTGTATCATTTGATACAACATTTTCAACCAACCAGTATGGGATGCCATTTGCTCCAATATTAGGGGTTGATAACTATGGCAAAACAGTCGTGTTTGGAGTAGGATTGCTGGAGGATGAGAGAGCAGACACTTTCAAGTGGCTGTTTGAGGAATTCCTGTCTGCCATGGACAACAAGCACCCAGAAACTATAATAACAGACCAAGACGTTGCAATGAGGATTGCAATATCTAAAGCATTACCTTACACAGTGCACCGTTTCTGCAACTTTCACATCAGCAAGAACCTGGATGACAAGTTGTCCCTATTCTTCGCAGTAAGAGGGACTCTAAAGGAAGAACTAAGAGCGGTTATAAGGAACTCATTTACTCCAGAGGAATTTGAAAATAGCTGGCATGATCTACTGGAGCGTCATAATGCTTTGGGAGAGCCACACCTGGACAGGATATATGACATCAGAGCTCAGTGGGTCCCAGCATATTTCAAAGAGAGATTCTTCCCATTCACTTCATCGACGGGGAGAAGTGAGAGCACAAACTCCTTATTCAAACACTATGTAAAAAGGAAGGACTCGATTGCAACATTCTTCAAGGAGTATATCATAATACAAGAAAAAAAACAGTCCGACCTAGATCACCTAAGAGAGAAAAGTGAGTTCAAGGAGTCTGTGAATTGGGGATTCAATCCTCTTGAAAGGGAAGCAATGAAAATCTACACAGACCCAATATACGGCAAGTTTGCTGAAGAGCTAAGGAAGGGTACTGCTTACAACGTTGAAGTTGTGGAAGAGAAGAGATTATACAGAGTGATTAGGGTGGCTAACTATAGGAATGCAGAGTTCCCCAGATTAACATATGTGGTTAGTGTTTCCTCTGATGACGATGTGTACAAATGCTCGTGCTCAAAGATGGCTCGCGATGGAATACAGTGCTGCCATGTCATGAGGGTGGCTAGTCATATTGGTTTGACTGAGCTTCCTGTCAGTTTCATCAACCCTAGATGGACTACTGCAGCTGGGATAGAGGTAGCGCGATTGACGGAGAGAAGAAGCAATACAGCATCACATAATACACACTTGGCTGTTAGACACGCAATTGAAATGAGCAAAATATCACACATACTATCTACTGTCTGCACGGATGATAGGTCATACGACTTGTTTGCTGAAGGAGTTGCTGAGCTGAAGAAAGCTATATGCAAAGATGCAATTGAACGCCTCCAGACGAAAGAAAAAGTCACACGTAAGAGAAAAAAGGTTGATGGCCCAGTTCAACAAGATACTGACAATGCGTCATGA